A stretch of the Medicago truncatula cultivar Jemalong A17 chromosome 5, MtrunA17r5.0-ANR, whole genome shotgun sequence genome encodes the following:
- the LOC11431664 gene encoding transcription factor HHO3, translating into MVSMQFHHKMHSHKMEFRDYILALEEEKKKIQVFPRDLPLSLELVTQAIETCKQQLFGTQSECSEQTSTDEGLVFEEFIPIKKRALSPDCDENDEEDDDDEEQHSSHKMKSDWLRSVQLWNPNPSSAKEDVPRKTNVVEVKRNGGAFQPFHKEEIAAEKDNALESDKAPTSSPQVPATSSTEPVPESGSKKDDKGQRKQRRCWSQELHKRFLHALQQLGGSNSATPKQIRELMKVDGLTNDEVKSHLQKFRLHTRRSPIIHNNSNSHTAPMFLVGNIYVQPQEYAAVATKTTVSGELTTVTTPTGIYAPVATHPSSTTTVIKPKSKKFELSENSHSVERVVAHSNSPASSCSTHTPTTSRC; encoded by the exons atggttTCAATGCAATTCCACCACAAAATGCACTCTCATAAAATGGAATTTCGTGACTATATCCTAGcattggaagaagaaaagaagaaaattcaggTTTTCCCTAGAGACCTTCCTCTTTCTCTTGAGCTTGTTACACAAG CCATTGAAACTTGTAAGCAACAGTTGTTTGGAACACAATCGGAGTGTTCGGAACAGACATCGACAGATGAAGGTCTTGTTTTTGAGGAGTTTATTCCTATCAAGAAAAGGGCATTGTCCCCCGATTGCGATGAAAATGATGAGGAAGATGACGACGATGAGGAGCAACATTCATCACATAAGATGAAATCTGATTGGCTAAGATCTGTTCAGTTGTGGAATCCCAACCCTTCATCTGCTAAAGAG GATGTACCTAGGAAAACAAATGTCGTAGAAGTGAAGAGAAATGGTGGAGCATTTCAACCATTCCACAAAGAGGAAATCGCTGCTGAAAAAGATAATGCATTAGAAAGTGATAAAGCACCAACCAGTTCGCCTCAAGTACCAGCTACAAGTTCTACCGAACCAGTTCCTGAAAGCGGCAGCAAAAAAGACGATAAAGGTCAGAGAAAGCAGCGCCGTTGCTGGTCACAGGAATTGCACAAACGCTTCTTGCATGCCCTTCAACAACTTGGCGGTTCAAATT CTGCGACGCCAAAACAGATCAGGGAACTAATGAAAGTCGATGGCCTCACCAACGATGAAGTCAAAAGTCATTTACAG AAATTTCGTCTGCACACAAGAAGAAGCCCAATAATTCACAACAATTCTAATTCACATACAGCTCCTATGTTCTTGGTAGGGAACATTTATGTCCAACCACAAGAATATGCTGCAGTAGCCACCAAAACAACAGTGTCAGGAGAATTAACCACAGTTACTACTCCAACAGGAATTTATGCACCTGTGGCTACACATCCTTCATCTACAACCACAGTTATAAAACCAAAGTCTAAGAAATTTGAGTTGAGTGAGAATTCACATTCTGTAGAAAGAGTTGTTGCTCATTCTAACTCCCCTGCCTCATCATGTTCCACTCATACACCTACAACTTCAAGATGctga